From the genome of Halomonas sp. MCCC 1A13316, one region includes:
- a CDS encoding benzoate/H(+) symporter BenE family transporter, with protein sequence MSLLKDASLPALTAGFVAVLISYAGPLAIFFQAAQSAEISNAMMTSWVWAISLGAAASGILLSLWLKVPVVTAWSAPGTALLVSLFPELSLGEAVGAYLSAAVILFVVGITGSFDRIVQAIPPGIASAMMAGILFQFGVGIFVALESVPALAIGMIVAYLVFKRLNPRYSLILLLIVGVVLAVVLEGASLRGVSIQLAEPQFIRPEWTWHATLSLAIPLALVSLTGQFLPGMAILRTSGYDTPARPIVTITSLTSFATAFFGGITTVVAAITAAICTGKEAHEDPDKRYVAGVANGLCYLIGGTFAGTIVLLFTSLPGEFVAVLAGLALIGAITSNVSAFAARKEHLEASVITFIATASGISFLGLGSAFWGVVVGSLTYQLLHRPFVLSGRRTASAASERQ encoded by the coding sequence ATGTCGCTACTCAAAGATGCTTCCCTACCTGCGCTCACTGCCGGATTCGTGGCGGTGCTGATCTCCTATGCCGGTCCGCTGGCGATCTTCTTCCAGGCGGCCCAGAGCGCGGAGATCTCGAATGCCATGATGACCTCCTGGGTCTGGGCGATCTCCCTCGGTGCTGCCGCCTCCGGCATCCTGCTCAGCCTGTGGCTCAAGGTGCCGGTGGTCACCGCCTGGTCGGCGCCGGGCACGGCGCTGCTGGTCAGCCTGTTTCCCGAGCTGTCGCTGGGCGAGGCCGTGGGGGCCTACCTCTCCGCGGCGGTGATACTCTTCGTGGTCGGTATCACCGGTTCCTTCGACCGCATCGTTCAGGCGATCCCGCCCGGCATCGCCAGTGCCATGATGGCCGGCATCCTGTTCCAGTTCGGTGTCGGGATATTCGTCGCGCTGGAGTCGGTACCGGCGCTGGCCATCGGCATGATCGTCGCCTACCTGGTCTTCAAGCGGCTCAACCCGCGCTACAGCTTGATCCTGCTGCTGATCGTCGGCGTGGTACTGGCGGTGGTATTGGAAGGGGCGAGCCTGCGCGGCGTCTCGATCCAGTTGGCCGAGCCCCAGTTCATCCGCCCCGAGTGGACCTGGCACGCCACCCTGAGTCTGGCGATCCCGTTGGCGCTGGTCAGCCTCACCGGCCAGTTCCTGCCGGGCATGGCGATCCTGCGCACCTCGGGCTACGACACGCCGGCCAGGCCGATCGTCACCATCACCAGCCTGACCTCCTTCGCCACCGCCTTCTTCGGCGGGATTACCACTGTAGTGGCAGCCATCACCGCAGCCATCTGCACCGGCAAGGAGGCCCATGAAGACCCCGACAAGCGCTACGTGGCCGGGGTGGCCAATGGCCTCTGCTACCTGATCGGCGGCACCTTCGCCGGCACCATCGTGCTGCTCTTCACCTCGCTGCCCGGGGAATTCGTGGCGGTGCTGGCCGGTTTGGCGCTGATCGGCGCCATCACCAGCAACGTCAGCGCTTTCGCCGCCCGCAAGGAGCACCTGGAGGCCTCGGTAATCACCTTCATCGCCACCGCCTCGGGCATCAGTTTTCTGGGGCTGGGTTCGGCCTTCTGGGGCGTGGTGGTAGGATCCCTGACCTACCAGTTGCTGCACCGTCCCTTCGTGCTGTCGGGGCGGCGAACGGCTTCTGCCGCCAGCGAGAGGCAGTGA